Part of the Prunus dulcis chromosome 8, ALMONDv2, whole genome shotgun sequence genome is shown below.
TCAGATTCAGGTGGGGCGGCAGAACCCAAAGAGAGCTTCTCCACATGAGGGCACATCCCACCTTCCATTGCCCAACAAAGCCTGCCGATTCCATGTAAACCTGCTTGTATCAAACGCATGCATTCATTCCCTTTCACACAAAGAagccacacacacacatattttCTTACTTATTACAATGTTGGCAGGGTTTTAACAGAGTATTGTGAGAGAATGCGAGAGATGGGAATGCAATTACTTAGAGGGATTTCAAAATCTCTAGGGCTTGAAGAATGCTAcatagaaaacaaaatgaagctGGAATCGGGCTACAACGTTTTTGGACCAAATTACTATCCAGCACTGTCGCAGTCCTCGGATGATAAGAATCAGATTGGCCAATTCCCTCATCGCGACCCTGGTTTACTTGTCCTCCTTGCACAAAACGTGGGTGGGGGGCTTCAGATAGAACATCAGAAGAAGTGGCTCAATGCAGATTTTCCTCCTAGTTCCATTTTTGTCATTGTTGCCGACCATATAGAGGTGCGCGTTTAAGATTCTCAAATTTGTTATTACTCTCCATAAAAACCAATCACATATGATTGGATTAGGCTAAACACATGGATCAATTGTGTGTGATCATATTGGGCCCTGCAACGTATGTACTTCCCCCATGTTAAGATTAGGGTATCTAAGTCAATTGGCTTTGAGTTGATAGGccaatcatatttttatattataatgtACAGTTTTAAATATTCAACTTATGGGTTTTATATTCTCAACTCAACACATGATCAACTAGCGCTTCGTCTTGTGTTACTTTACTTTTCAGTTAGAATAGGTTACAAGTTCGAATTGCCCCTTCCCAATTCATAAGAAAAAATGTTCTCAACACATGAGATGTGTACGATCTGTAATATCACTAGCCTCATCTATATATTAGTTTTATTCACTAAAACGTTTGTGATAAATTTTCTTCTGAGGTAATTGGTCTCAGAACTTTTTGGGTTATATACATGATGCATGGCAGATTCTTACCAATGGAAAATACAAGAGCTTGTTGCATCGGGTGGCCTTAAACAGTGAAGTGGAAAGGATGAGTTTACCCTTCTTTTTTGGGCCATCGTTGGACGTAACTGTGAAGCCTGAACCAGAGTTTGTGGACGACCACAACCCACCCTCTTATCGTCAAATGACTTACAAAGCATACTTGGAATCCAATGACCACCATGTGATTGAAGCGAGAGCAAACTTGAATCAGATTCGACTCTGAAACTTCAAATTAATAGCTGCTTATATTTAAGAATAATTGGATGGTAATTCcattcaaaaatatatatttacttGTCATCTATTATGATTCAGACTCTCTTGTTAGTCTATAATatgtgtggtactctttcTTACTATGAGGTTTGTCCTTTAAGAAGGTATTAACGAAGCCATTATATTGTTTCGTGTTGCTCTATGTATGCTACCTTAGTTATatgaatgaaattatttttctcaaaaaaatatACTATGGTCCATGTGGAAGCTAGCCATACTTCTCAGTGACATGAGGAGGGTTGggaaatacaaataaaaacaaaggttCATAGGAGGAGTAATTTTTGGGTGTTCCAGGTACATCACTTGGCTGGTGTACCATCCAATAGACGGAAGACATATGGAATATTTGCAATGCAGCCCGCCACatgttataaaaagaaatgcagTAAGTTAGTTAAACAATAATTCCACATGTCCTATGTTTATTGGATGTTACATCAGCCACGTGGTGTACTCGgaacatataaaaatttctcCCATAGGAGAACGTAACGATGTTGGTTCAATATTTTTTGATGACGTATCCAGAACTATTATGATAaggatttctgtttgtttGTAATGGTGTTGTGCACCTTTTTCCTATTTCAAATAAGaccaccaaaaccaaaataagaGTTTAAGGGCTTATTTGGGAGTGATTATAGGCATGGACGGACCCATGATTTCAAAATGGTATGGGCTCAATTTACCTCACGTACAAACCTATAAAAAACTCGACGGTACGAGTga
Proteins encoded:
- the LOC117638022 gene encoding flavanone 3-dioxygenase 2-like → MNWLSKFFNQSDEEKRRYDTNDPTDRIRFRWGGRTQRELLHMRAHPTFHCPTKPADSMVLTEYCERMREMGMQLLRGISKSLGLEECYIENKMKLESGYNVFGPNYYPALSQSSDDKNQIGQFPHRDPGLLVLLAQNVGGGLQIEHQKKWLNADFPPSSIFVIVADHIEILTNGKYKSLLHRVALNSEVERMSLPFFFGPSLDVTVKPEPEFVDDHNPPSYRQMTYKAYLESNDHHVIEARANLNQIRL